One genomic region from Anticarsia gemmatalis isolate Benzon Research Colony breed Stoneville strain chromosome 7, ilAntGemm2 primary, whole genome shotgun sequence encodes:
- the LOC142974331 gene encoding uncharacterized protein LOC142974331 isoform X2: MLKFGRFKTSFDVYNGKRRKPGKEHDNTNPISINGAYRTNRDEFYIYNNNSESQRKLTPSSRPAPPVPPPIPPEPATGQLRQTKSTSDLVREKNLPPKLRPAQSGVSLDPRGADNNNRDSRTLAIDPKNKRQLDAQKRVEKQRQEEQKKLEKKRLEEQKKLEKQQADEQKKREKLAQQEQAKQAKLEKERQKKEAQQLKKDKKTKRQAPQKPLANPLAQSSSQQASNPLAQGSGTQYNTNTLDSSISKSSGPPPYSEAPNQGSPQTSKNPKPSDPSSNVTFSKPIDTGSWDMISQHRHNVIINRQVNNAPPPPKGKQTTMDLNFSLGEENRKDNSEA, translated from the exons ATGCTCAAGTTCGGCAGATTCAAGACATCCTTCGATGTGTACAATGGGAAGAGAAGAAAGCCGGGAAAAGAACATGATAATACTAACCCGATATCTATTAATGGCGCCTATAGGACAAATAGAGATGAGTTCTATA TATACAACAACAACTCAGAGTCACAAAGGAAGCTAACGCCATCTAGTCGTCCAGCGCCACCGGTACCGCCTCCCATCCCACCAGAACCTGCAACGGGTCAACTACGACAGACCAAAAGTACCAGCGACCTAGTACGAGAGAAAAATCTCCCGCCGAAACTAAGACCAGCCCAATCAGGCGTCTCACTAGACCCACGAGGCGCCGACAATAACAACAGAGACAGTAGAACACTAGCAATCGACCCAAAGAATAAAAGACAATTAGACGCACAAAAGAGAGTAGAAAAGCAGAGGCAAGAAGAACAGAAAAAGTTAGAAAAGAAACGGTTGGAAGAACAGAAAAAGTTAGAGAAACAACAAGCTGACGAACAAAAGAAAAGAGAAAAGCTGGCACAACAGGAACAGGCTAAACAGGCGAAGTTGGAGAAAGAAAGACAGAAGAAAGAGGCGCAACAGTTGAAGAAGGACAAAAAGACTAAGAGGCAAGCACCGCAGAAGCCTTTAGCGAATCCTTTGGCACAGAGCAGCAGTCAACAAGCGAGCAATCCACTTGCTCAAGGCAGTGGTACTCAGTATAATACGAATACATTAGACAGTTCTATCAGTAAGTCGAGTGGACCACCGCCTTATTCTGAAGCGCCAAATCAAGGCTCACCGCAAACAAGTAAGAACCCAAAGCCAAGCGACCCCAGTTCTAATGTGACTTTCAGCAAGCCTATAGATACGGGCAGTTGGGACATGATATCGCAACATAGGCACAACGTGATTATTAATAGGCAGGTGAATAACGCCCCTCCGCCGCCGAAGGGAAAACAGACTACAATGGATTTGAATTTTAGTTTAGGTGAAGAAAATAGGAAAGATAATAGTGAAGCGTGA
- the LOC142974331 gene encoding uncharacterized protein LOC142974331 isoform X1, with protein sequence MAVIRYSEAGDNTVNYIATLAFFCSVSCITLMLKFGRFKTSFDVYNGKRRKPGKEHDNTNPISINGAYRTNRDEFYIYNNNSESQRKLTPSSRPAPPVPPPIPPEPATGQLRQTKSTSDLVREKNLPPKLRPAQSGVSLDPRGADNNNRDSRTLAIDPKNKRQLDAQKRVEKQRQEEQKKLEKKRLEEQKKLEKQQADEQKKREKLAQQEQAKQAKLEKERQKKEAQQLKKDKKTKRQAPQKPLANPLAQSSSQQASNPLAQGSGTQYNTNTLDSSISKSSGPPPYSEAPNQGSPQTSKNPKPSDPSSNVTFSKPIDTGSWDMISQHRHNVIINRQVNNAPPPPKGKQTTMDLNFSLGEENRKDNSEA encoded by the exons ATGGCCGTTATACGATATTCTGAAGCAG gtgATAATACAGTGAACTATATAGCAACTCTAGCGTTCTTCTGTAGTGTGTCGTGTATCACTCTAATGCTCAAGTTCGGCAGATTCAAGACATCCTTCGATGTGTACAATGGGAAGAGAAGAAAGCCGGGAAAAGAACATGATAATACTAACCCGATATCTATTAATGGCGCCTATAGGACAAATAGAGATGAGTTCTATA TATACAACAACAACTCAGAGTCACAAAGGAAGCTAACGCCATCTAGTCGTCCAGCGCCACCGGTACCGCCTCCCATCCCACCAGAACCTGCAACGGGTCAACTACGACAGACCAAAAGTACCAGCGACCTAGTACGAGAGAAAAATCTCCCGCCGAAACTAAGACCAGCCCAATCAGGCGTCTCACTAGACCCACGAGGCGCCGACAATAACAACAGAGACAGTAGAACACTAGCAATCGACCCAAAGAATAAAAGACAATTAGACGCACAAAAGAGAGTAGAAAAGCAGAGGCAAGAAGAACAGAAAAAGTTAGAAAAGAAACGGTTGGAAGAACAGAAAAAGTTAGAGAAACAACAAGCTGACGAACAAAAGAAAAGAGAAAAGCTGGCACAACAGGAACAGGCTAAACAGGCGAAGTTGGAGAAAGAAAGACAGAAGAAAGAGGCGCAACAGTTGAAGAAGGACAAAAAGACTAAGAGGCAAGCACCGCAGAAGCCTTTAGCGAATCCTTTGGCACAGAGCAGCAGTCAACAAGCGAGCAATCCACTTGCTCAAGGCAGTGGTACTCAGTATAATACGAATACATTAGACAGTTCTATCAGTAAGTCGAGTGGACCACCGCCTTATTCTGAAGCGCCAAATCAAGGCTCACCGCAAACAAGTAAGAACCCAAAGCCAAGCGACCCCAGTTCTAATGTGACTTTCAGCAAGCCTATAGATACGGGCAGTTGGGACATGATATCGCAACATAGGCACAACGTGATTATTAATAGGCAGGTGAATAACGCCCCTCCGCCGCCGAAGGGAAAACAGACTACAATGGATTTGAATTTTAGTTTAGGTGAAGAAAATAGGAAAGATAATAGTGAAGCGTGA